In one window of Blastopirellula marina DNA:
- the pdxA gene encoding 4-hydroxythreonine-4-phosphate dehydrogenase PdxA: MLHPRIIVTMGDPGGVGPEVCLQLLLDHNQYAGTVPIIFGDAAILRQVAHVCGYPEPKNVVPFHEAMDLHSLKEATVVDFGTIDPSTFQHGKVTAEGGEASYQYFISAIDFVLAGKADGITTGPINKEALHAAKHFYPGHTEILIERCGRDTGCMMLTSEELTCSFVTTHVGYRDVPQLLTIERIDEVIDLTVEAMRKIRKREPRLLVCGLNPHAGEHGLFGDREEERIIVPAVEAARARGIHIDGPVPPDTAFLAERRPLYDCVICMYHDQGHIPLKALAFDVAVNTTLGLPLVRTSVDHGTAFDIAWQGKAKVSSMIHAVQLARDLVSH, from the coding sequence GTGTTGCATCCGCGAATTATCGTCACCATGGGAGACCCCGGCGGGGTAGGGCCTGAGGTCTGCCTGCAGCTATTGTTGGATCACAACCAGTACGCCGGTACCGTGCCGATCATCTTTGGCGACGCCGCCATCCTCCGCCAGGTTGCCCACGTCTGCGGCTACCCTGAACCGAAGAACGTGGTGCCGTTCCACGAGGCGATGGACCTGCACTCGTTGAAAGAAGCGACCGTCGTCGACTTCGGCACGATCGACCCCAGCACGTTCCAGCACGGCAAAGTCACCGCCGAAGGGGGCGAGGCTTCGTACCAGTACTTCATTTCGGCGATCGACTTCGTCCTGGCTGGCAAGGCCGACGGCATCACGACCGGGCCGATTAACAAAGAAGCTTTGCACGCCGCCAAGCATTTTTATCCTGGCCATACAGAAATTCTGATCGAACGCTGCGGCCGCGACACTGGCTGCATGATGCTGACCAGCGAAGAGCTGACCTGCAGCTTCGTCACCACGCACGTTGGCTACCGCGATGTGCCGCAGCTACTCACGATCGAGCGAATCGACGAAGTGATCGATCTGACGGTCGAAGCGATGCGGAAGATTCGCAAGCGTGAACCGCGCCTGCTCGTGTGCGGGCTCAATCCGCATGCCGGCGAACATGGCCTGTTCGGCGATCGCGAAGAAGAACGCATCATCGTCCCAGCCGTTGAAGCAGCACGCGCCCGCGGCATTCACATCGACGGTCCCGTCCCGCCTGATACGGCCTTCCTGGCCGAACGTCGCCCGCTGTACGACTGCGTTATCTGCATGTACCACGACCAAGGGCACATCCCGCTGAAGGCATTGGCGTTTGACGTCGCCGTGAACACCACGCTGGGCCTGCCCCTTGTGCGGACGTCCGTCGATCACGGCACCGCGTTCGACATCGCCTGGCAGGGGAAGGCCAAGGTCTCGAGCATGATCCACGCGGTGCAGTTGGCTCGCGATTTGGTTTCGCATTAA
- a CDS encoding PhzF family phenazine biosynthesis protein, translating to MPRTLYQVDAFTSKPFAGNPAAVCWLDKPVDAQWMQHVAAEMNLAETAFVYPEGETLRLRWFTPAVEVDLCGHATLATAHTLWQHKGFPEDQTLRFETRSGTLTAAPYGEMIELDFPIAPAEETPPTDGLLESLGIHDFTFCGKNAWDWLIEVPTADDVRQMNPNHALLAPRTSRGVMVTARSDQPEYDFISRFFAPAAGIAEDPVTGSAHCVLGEYWSKKLNKQKLQAYQASPRGGEVEVEIRNKRALLRGHAVVVAKIELFV from the coding sequence ATGCCGCGAACCCTGTATCAAGTCGATGCGTTCACATCCAAGCCCTTTGCGGGGAATCCGGCAGCGGTCTGCTGGCTGGATAAGCCTGTCGATGCCCAGTGGATGCAGCACGTGGCCGCGGAAATGAACCTGGCCGAAACGGCATTTGTTTATCCAGAAGGAGAGACGCTGCGGCTAAGGTGGTTCACACCGGCGGTGGAAGTCGATCTGTGTGGGCACGCAACCCTGGCCACGGCCCACACGCTATGGCAGCACAAAGGTTTTCCCGAAGACCAGACACTTCGTTTCGAAACCCGCAGCGGAACGCTTACCGCGGCACCCTATGGCGAGATGATCGAACTCGATTTTCCAATCGCGCCCGCCGAAGAGACACCGCCGACCGACGGCCTGCTGGAAAGCCTGGGGATCCACGATTTCACTTTTTGTGGCAAGAATGCGTGGGATTGGCTCATCGAAGTTCCCACGGCGGACGACGTGCGGCAGATGAATCCCAATCATGCACTGCTGGCACCGAGGACGTCACGCGGGGTGATGGTCACGGCGCGTAGCGACCAGCCAGAGTACGACTTCATCTCGCGATTCTTCGCCCCGGCCGCTGGCATAGCAGAAGACCCGGTCACTGGATCGGCGCACTGCGTGCTGGGAGAGTATTGGAGCAAGAAGCTCAACAAACAGAAACTGCAGGCATATCAGGCATCGCCGCGCGGTGGAGAAGTGGAAGTCGAGATTCGAAACAAACGTGCCCTCCTAAGAGGGCACGCCGTAGTTGTTGCTAAGATTGAACTGTTTGTCTAA
- the pyrE gene encoding orotate phosphoribosyltransferase, which translates to MQYSKEKLIEIVRDKGLKFGDFTLASGKKASYYLDCRKVTLSSEGALQVGLGILEMLGDSLPDSVGGMAIGADPISASVITVAAVQGKTLAGFIVRKEAKAHGTGQDVEGPVVAGNTCVIVEDVVTTGGSSLKAIEKVEAAGLKVLGVIAIVDRMEGGKQAFADAGYELRTLLTIEDFGITPPQ; encoded by the coding sequence ATGCAATACAGCAAAGAGAAGCTGATTGAAATTGTTCGCGACAAAGGCCTGAAATTTGGCGACTTCACGCTCGCCTCGGGCAAGAAGGCTTCGTACTATCTCGATTGCCGCAAGGTAACCCTTTCCAGCGAAGGTGCCCTGCAAGTTGGCTTGGGCATCTTGGAAATGCTTGGCGATAGCCTGCCGGATTCGGTTGGCGGGATGGCCATCGGGGCCGATCCGATTTCCGCTTCGGTCATCACCGTGGCTGCCGTCCAGGGCAAGACGCTGGCGGGCTTTATCGTTCGCAAAGAAGCCAAAGCCCACGGTACCGGGCAAGACGTGGAAGGCCCTGTCGTTGCCGGTAACACGTGCGTCATTGTGGAAGACGTCGTCACCACCGGTGGCAGTTCGCTGAAGGCCATCGAAAAGGTCGAAGCAGCCGGGCTGAAAGTGCTGGGCGTGATTGCGATCGTCGATCGCATGGAAGGTGGCAAGCAGGCCTTCGCCGATGCAGGCTACGAGCTACGTACCCTGCTGACGATCGAAGACTTCGGCATCACTCCACCGCAATAA
- a CDS encoding AEC family transporter — translation MNLTQVITILSITAAVFTVMGIGGTARYLKWLTREVDAGLLKLGIRVLMPCFIFVKVVGNPAFDHAANVYLPPVWGFVSVAIGCLVAYSWARGSGARLGFDHSDKVHTFAICIGIFNYGFIPIPLIQEIFGERALGVLFLHNVGVELGIWTIGVSLASGGLTKGWWKNVLNPPSLTIILSLFINEMGWASLVPEFVTQITSILASAAIPMMMLLIGATFYDQIFHADVKDDKSSPWPTYVSAVLLRLLLLPILFLLAALWLPISLELKQVAAIQAAMPAAVFPIVLTKHYGGDPRTALRVVMASTVVGFVTIPIWISTGIAWLGLETTVLQQSSQEVIVAPQLEPLTQAIHVAGISVRTTNRKEMNADTARLPKLYEKYETDNIDALIPNPVEPKKRIAVYADYESDQSGQFTMLLGREVSPEAEIPDQLDKVRIHKGSYLHFIGEGEMPQTVLKTWKEIWHFFEEDTAYTRSFEADFEIYDEASPNRVDIFIAVE, via the coding sequence ATGAATCTTACGCAAGTCATTACGATTCTAAGCATAACGGCAGCCGTTTTCACCGTGATGGGCATTGGGGGAACGGCTCGTTATCTGAAATGGCTCACGCGCGAAGTCGACGCTGGTTTGTTGAAGTTGGGCATTCGCGTCCTGATGCCATGCTTCATCTTTGTGAAGGTGGTTGGTAATCCGGCCTTCGACCATGCCGCCAACGTCTACTTGCCGCCGGTCTGGGGTTTTGTCTCGGTGGCGATCGGCTGTCTGGTGGCGTACTCGTGGGCTCGCGGAAGCGGAGCACGACTTGGCTTCGATCATTCCGACAAGGTCCATACGTTTGCCATCTGTATCGGCATTTTCAATTATGGGTTCATTCCGATCCCGCTGATTCAGGAAATCTTTGGCGAGCGGGCCCTGGGTGTCCTCTTTTTGCATAACGTCGGTGTCGAGCTGGGCATCTGGACGATCGGCGTGAGCCTGGCCAGTGGCGGACTGACCAAAGGTTGGTGGAAGAACGTTTTGAATCCCCCCAGCCTGACGATCATCTTGTCGCTGTTCATTAACGAGATGGGCTGGGCCAGCCTGGTGCCAGAGTTTGTGACACAAATCACAAGCATTCTGGCCAGTGCGGCCATTCCGATGATGATGCTACTGATCGGAGCGACGTTCTACGATCAGATTTTTCATGCCGATGTGAAAGACGACAAATCGAGCCCCTGGCCGACGTATGTTTCGGCCGTCCTGCTGCGGCTATTGCTACTGCCCATCTTATTTTTGTTAGCGGCACTTTGGTTGCCAATATCGTTGGAACTGAAGCAAGTTGCGGCAATTCAAGCCGCGATGCCGGCGGCCGTATTCCCAATTGTGCTGACCAAGCACTACGGAGGCGATCCCCGCACGGCACTTCGGGTGGTGATGGCGTCGACCGTGGTGGGATTTGTTACAATTCCTATATGGATCTCGACCGGCATTGCCTGGCTTGGTCTCGAGACCACCGTGCTTCAGCAATCTTCTCAGGAGGTAATCGTGGCACCTCAACTTGAGCCACTCACGCAAGCGATTCACGTGGCTGGTATTTCGGTCCGGACCACCAATCGCAAGGAAATGAACGCCGATACCGCGCGACTTCCGAAGCTGTATGAAAAATACGAGACCGACAACATCGACGCGCTGATCCCTAATCCGGTCGAGCCGAAGAAGCGCATCGCCGTTTATGCCGATTATGAATCGGACCAGTCCGGCCAGTTCACGATGCTGCTGGGCAGAGAGGTTTCGCCCGAAGCCGAGATTCCCGATCAACTCGACAAGGTGCGAATCCACAAAGGAAGTTACCTGCACTTCATCGGCGAGGGAGAGATGCCGCAGACGGTGCTGAAGACGTGGAAAGAGATCTGGCACTTCTTCGAAGAAGATACCGCCTACACACGCAGCTTCGAGGCTGACTTCGAGATCTACGACGAAGCCAGCCCTAATCGGGTCGATATCTTTATTGCGGTGGAGTGA
- a CDS encoding CbiX/SirB N-terminal domain-containing protein codes for MRQSTSNRENLGIIIVDHGSRRAESNDLLLEVVKMFRQTAGYQIVEPAHMELAAPSIAEAFQKCADQGATQIVVHPYFLSPGRHWHEDIPRLAKEAAASHPGISHLVTAPLGLHPLMAKVMQERIETCLAHCEEGAPICEVCTEESSCRLIGK; via the coding sequence ATGCGGCAGTCCACATCCAACCGAGAAAACCTGGGCATCATCATCGTCGACCACGGCTCCCGCCGGGCCGAAAGCAACGACCTGTTACTGGAAGTGGTCAAGATGTTCCGCCAGACGGCGGGGTACCAAATCGTTGAGCCGGCCCACATGGAACTGGCCGCGCCGAGTATTGCCGAGGCCTTTCAAAAATGCGCCGACCAGGGAGCCACCCAGATTGTGGTCCACCCCTATTTCCTTTCCCCCGGCAGGCACTGGCACGAAGACATCCCCCGCCTGGCGAAAGAAGCTGCCGCCAGCCACCCTGGCATTTCGCACCTCGTAACCGCCCCGCTAGGACTGCACCCTCTGATGGCGAAGGTGATGCAAGAGCGAATCGAAACGTGCCTGGCCCATTGTGAAGAAGGGGCACCGATTTGTGAGGTTTGTACTGAGGAGAGTAGCTGCCGGCTGATTGGTAAGTAG